Proteins encoded by one window of Vampirovibrionales bacterium:
- the secF gene encoding protein translocase subunit SecF, whose amino-acid sequence MAKPASASAKAAKAQDASYLKAGPIDVIRHRWVYLGIALALVLPGIVFMALMMMKTPNHAPLRLGIDFTGGSILQYGFEKKLSQADLPSVASVFESRGYAGPVIQIQHPKGLLGDAPTADKIPQEAAVGTDLSKSDAQTGAELGADRIQTVVSIRTKQLAKNDQSVLEEGLRKRFGAITLLQKNAIGPTLASELFTNGLLALVLAYFLIVGYLTFRFQFDYAVCAIIALVHDTLFVIGVFAILGYFYHVEVDSLFVTAILTVVGFSVHDTIVVFDRLRENTRLLFSKKLPFGHIANLSLNQTLARSINTSLTALLTLLSLYFLGGDTTRHFVLALILGIATGTFSSIFIASTLLAWWRERQEPNRLATREA is encoded by the coding sequence ATGGCTAAACCCGCTTCTGCTTCCGCCAAAGCCGCCAAGGCGCAAGATGCGTCATACCTCAAGGCTGGGCCGATTGACGTAATTCGTCATCGATGGGTGTATTTGGGCATTGCGCTTGCTCTGGTCCTGCCCGGCATCGTCTTTATGGCGTTGATGATGATGAAAACGCCAAATCACGCGCCGCTTCGCCTCGGCATCGACTTTACCGGGGGATCAATTCTGCAATACGGCTTTGAGAAAAAGCTATCTCAGGCCGATCTCCCTTCTGTAGCCTCGGTGTTTGAATCGCGCGGCTACGCCGGGCCAGTCATTCAGATCCAGCACCCCAAAGGCTTGCTGGGAGACGCGCCTACGGCAGATAAAATCCCACAAGAAGCCGCCGTCGGCACGGACCTTTCAAAGTCAGACGCACAGACAGGCGCAGAATTAGGCGCCGACCGGATTCAAACCGTCGTGTCGATTCGCACCAAGCAACTGGCCAAAAACGACCAGAGCGTACTGGAAGAAGGCTTGCGCAAACGCTTTGGCGCCATCACGCTGTTGCAGAAAAACGCTATCGGCCCCACGTTGGCCTCTGAGTTATTTACCAACGGCCTGTTAGCCTTGGTGCTGGCGTATTTTCTGATCGTGGGTTACCTGACGTTTCGCTTCCAGTTTGATTACGCGGTCTGCGCCATTATCGCTCTGGTTCACGATACGTTGTTCGTAATCGGCGTGTTTGCGATTCTGGGCTATTTCTATCATGTTGAGGTGGATAGCCTGTTTGTGACAGCCATTCTGACCGTAGTCGGCTTTAGCGTCCACGATACGATCGTTGTCTTCGATCGCCTGCGCGAGAACACGCGCCTGTTATTCAGCAAGAAGCTGCCGTTTGGACACATCGCCAACCTCAGCCTCAATCAGACGCTGGCGCGCAGTATCAACACGTCGTTGACGGCGTTATTAACGCTGCTGTCGCTGTATTTTCTGGGCGGGGACACGACGCGTCATTTCGTGTTAGCGCTGATTCTGGGGATTGCGACGGGAACGTTCTCGAGCATTTTTATTGCCAGCACGCTGCTGGCATGGTGGCGCGAGCGCCAGGAACCCAATCGTTTAGCGACGCGAGAGGCCTAA
- the secD gene encoding protein translocase subunit SecD — protein sequence MPLFRNPRVTLLIVMALLIAAVLVIVKKPPTLGLDLSGGTRLTLEAQPAKPGEPITPRSMEALYKIIQMRVDKMGVAETIVQRAGERRLIVEIPGEKDPEKAKARIGKTGLLEFRRQGKGADGSTTWVSTGVSGRDLESADVAPDDRHGGWAVAFKLNEGAATKLRKLTEELVVHHEPMAIFFDNELISSPEVQEVIPTGSGQITGTFTYEKAKEMVDVLNAGALPLDIEFIEESSVGPLLGEASIHQSMIAGLIGLALVLVFMIGYYRMQGLVASMALIVYTLLTYAAYTLLGVTFTLAGIAGFILSIGMAVDANILIFERVKEEIKLGRTLGKAIEAGFDRAFPSIFDSNTTTLITCALLWALGTGSVKGFAITLAIGVAISMFSAITVSRTLLHLILGDNSAINPFLFGLKPSEVPAPRGAASKTSAS from the coding sequence ATGCCGCTGTTTCGCAATCCCCGAGTGACGCTGCTCATTGTGATGGCGCTATTGATCGCCGCCGTCCTGGTCATTGTCAAAAAACCGCCAACGCTGGGGCTCGATTTGTCCGGCGGCACGCGTTTGACGCTGGAGGCGCAACCGGCCAAGCCGGGAGAACCCATCACCCCGCGTTCAATGGAAGCGCTGTATAAGATTATTCAGATGCGCGTCGACAAGATGGGCGTTGCGGAAACTATCGTGCAGCGAGCTGGCGAACGCCGCCTGATTGTGGAAATCCCCGGCGAAAAAGACCCCGAGAAAGCCAAGGCGCGCATCGGAAAAACCGGCCTGCTGGAGTTTCGCCGTCAAGGCAAAGGGGCAGACGGCTCAACGACCTGGGTAAGCACAGGCGTGTCGGGCCGGGATCTGGAAAGCGCCGATGTCGCCCCGGATGATCGACACGGCGGCTGGGCGGTAGCCTTCAAATTAAATGAGGGGGCCGCAACAAAGCTCCGTAAGCTCACGGAAGAACTGGTCGTTCATCACGAGCCGATGGCGATTTTCTTTGACAACGAATTGATTTCATCGCCAGAAGTGCAGGAGGTGATTCCCACTGGCTCCGGGCAAATTACCGGAACTTTCACCTACGAAAAAGCCAAAGAGATGGTCGACGTGCTCAATGCCGGGGCCTTGCCTCTGGATATTGAGTTCATTGAAGAAAGTTCTGTCGGCCCCTTGCTGGGCGAAGCGTCCATCCACCAAAGCATGATCGCCGGGTTGATTGGACTTGCGCTGGTGCTGGTTTTTATGATCGGTTACTACCGCATGCAAGGGCTGGTGGCCTCAATGGCCCTGATTGTCTATACCCTGCTAACCTATGCCGCTTATACGCTCTTGGGCGTGACATTCACGCTGGCGGGCATCGCGGGCTTTATTCTGAGTATCGGGATGGCGGTCGACGCCAATATCCTGATCTTTGAACGCGTGAAAGAAGAAATCAAGCTAGGCCGCACGTTGGGCAAGGCCATTGAAGCGGGCTTCGATCGCGCGTTTCCGTCTATTTTTGACAGTAACACCACCACGCTCATTACCTGCGCCTTGCTCTGGGCGCTCGGCACGGGCTCAGTCAAAGGCTTTGCCATTACGCTGGCCATTGGGGTGGCGATTAGTATGTTTTCTGCCATCACCGTCAGCCGGACGCTGTTGCACTTGATTCTGGGCGACAACTCCGCCATTAACCCGTTTCTGTTCGGCCTGAAGCCGAGCGAGGTGCCGGCCCCGCGCGGAGCCGCCTCCAAAACGTCCGCTTCTTAA
- a CDS encoding phosphodiester glycosidase family protein has protein sequence MRFFKNPKIQMIAAFLGIVIAVGIVSGVAAQRPPHNRLTQEAPSTSCLNTERHFPQGTFYYWRIARNGPWVVRPVFASGDRLQRLEAFVAHSRARAAINGGYFDPANGQTTSFVLEEGQPWQDPRNNKRLTDNPALKPYLPSIFNRSEFRLYACATGRRYDIAFHDAPAPEGCTLQAALGAGPQLAPDNTAQAEAFIAFDAAGKRTRDPLGVDRPNARSLIGITPQGDVILGLFTQSPQPAASRGFTLTQASALMQEAGAERVMALDGGGSSAAYYDGRYYYGKLNAKGQVEKRALKSILAVVSPDNALASPAQAR, from the coding sequence GTGAGATTCTTTAAAAACCCAAAAATCCAGATGATTGCCGCTTTTCTCGGGATCGTCATCGCGGTTGGGATCGTCTCAGGGGTCGCCGCGCAGCGCCCGCCGCACAATCGGCTTACGCAGGAAGCCCCGTCCACAAGCTGCCTGAACACGGAGCGCCACTTTCCTCAAGGGACGTTCTATTATTGGCGAATCGCACGCAACGGCCCATGGGTTGTTCGACCCGTGTTCGCTTCGGGCGATCGGCTTCAGCGGCTGGAGGCGTTTGTGGCGCACTCACGCGCTCGCGCCGCCATTAACGGCGGTTATTTCGATCCAGCCAATGGGCAAACCACGTCTTTTGTTCTTGAAGAAGGGCAGCCATGGCAAGACCCGCGCAATAATAAACGGCTCACGGACAATCCCGCGCTGAAGCCTTACCTGCCCAGTATCTTTAATCGCTCGGAATTTCGGCTCTACGCCTGCGCAACAGGCCGACGCTACGATATTGCGTTTCATGACGCGCCTGCGCCCGAAGGTTGTACCCTACAAGCCGCTCTAGGCGCAGGCCCTCAACTCGCGCCCGATAACACGGCGCAAGCCGAAGCATTCATCGCATTTGACGCCGCCGGCAAGCGTACGCGCGATCCTTTGGGCGTTGATCGTCCCAACGCGCGCAGCCTGATCGGCATCACGCCGCAAGGCGACGTAATTCTGGGGCTGTTCACGCAAAGCCCCCAACCCGCCGCCTCGCGCGGATTTACCCTGACCCAGGCCAGCGCCCTGATGCAAGAAGCGGGCGCCGAGCGCGTCATGGCCCTGGATGGCGGCGGGTCCAGCGCGGCGTATTATGACGGTCGCTATTACTACGGCAAGCTGAATGCGAAAGGGCAAGTCGAAAAACGCGCATTGAAATCCATCCTGGCTGTCGTTTCGCCTGACAACGCGCTCGCATCGCCCGCGCAAGCGCGATAA